TGAAGGCGCACGACATGGCGCTCGCGCACGCCTGGCGGATGCACACCCGCGAGGCGTTTAAGAAGGCGTTTGCGCGGGGTTACCGGGCGGTGGACCTCGCGCGGCGGGGGGCGCGGGTGTACTACCAGCTCACGCGCGCGCCGGTGTAGCCCCTCACCCCGAGAGCTCCGCGGCCAAGGCCGCCCCGATCCAGCCGGCCTCCTTGCCGAGCGCCGCGACGCGCAGCGCGCCCGCCCGCCAGCCCTCGGTGTAGCGCGCGAACGCGGCCTGCACGAGCTCGAGGTAGGCCGCCCCGCCCCCGAGCACCACGCCGCCCCCCAGCACGAACACCTCGGGGTCCAGCACCCGCTGCAGGGAGGCCAGCCCCAGCCCCAGGTAGTCCGCGGCTTGCTCCACGATCCGCCGGGCTTTGGGCTCGCCTTTTCGCCAGCGCGCGAACACCTCGGGGGTGTCCATCTCTCGCTTGTAGGCGTAGCGCGCGTCCCGCGCGATCGCCACGCCCGAGGCGAGGGCCTCGAGGCAGCCGGACTGGCCGCAACCGCAGACCGGGCCGTGCGGCAGCACGACGAAATGCCCGACCTCCCCCCCCTGCCCGAACGCGCCGCGCCAGACCCGGTCCCCAAAAACCACGCCGCCCCCGATTCCGGTCGAGACCGTGACGTACACCGAGCTTTGCGCGTCCTTCGCCGCGCCCAGGTGGTGCTCCGCGAGCGCCGCGGCGTTCGCGTCGTTCTCCAGCACCACCGGCAGCCCCACCGCCTCGGCGAGCGCCTCCCTCAAGGGGAAGTCCGTGAGGTTCGGGATGTTCGGCGCGAACCGCACCCGGCCGCGCTCAAAATCCAACGGCCCGGGCGAGCCGACCCCCACGGCCTTCACGCCGGAGAGGCCGCTTTCCTGGATCGCGGCGCGCACGCACGCCGCCATCGCCTCCACCACGGCCAGCCCGCCCTCCTTAGGGGTGGGCCGCACGGTCCGCGCGCGCACCCGCCCGTCCGCCAAAACACCCGCAGCGATCTTGGTGCCGCCCAGGTCCACCCCTACCGTCGCCATTCACTCCTCCAAGACTTGAAGCGCCCGCCGGTACACCTCCCGCGGCACCCAAACGGAAGCCGCGGTCCCGTACACCTCCGCGTACGCCTTCATCCCATCGAAGGGGGTCACGAGCCGGGCCGGGATCCCCGCCTCGCCGAGCCTCCGCACGAGCGCTTCCGCGTAGAACCGGTTGAACTCCCCAAGCCGCACGTGCGGCACCCCGCCGAACATCCTTACCGTGCACTCGCCCATGCCACCAACGCCTCCACCAGCCGCACGTACCCCTGCACCGCGGCCTCCACCTGCGCTACGGACACGTGCTCGCGCGTGGTGTGCGCCAACGCCGGATCCCCTGGCCCGTACCCGATGACCGGGGCCCCGGTCGCCGCCAGGTACGGCGCGTCCGTGGTGAACCACCACACCCCGGCCTCCGCCTGCCCC
This region of Marinithermus hydrothermalis DSM 14884 genomic DNA includes:
- a CDS encoding ROK family protein, producing MATVGVDLGGTKIAAGVLADGRVRARTVRPTPKEGGLAVVEAMAACVRAAIQESGLSGVKAVGVGSPGPLDFERGRVRFAPNIPNLTDFPLREALAEAVGLPVVLENDANAAALAEHHLGAAKDAQSSVYVTVSTGIGGGVVFGDRVWRGAFGQGGEVGHFVVLPHGPVCGCGQSGCLEALASGVAIARDARYAYKREMDTPEVFARWRKGEPKARRIVEQAADYLGLGLASLQRVLDPEVFVLGGGVVLGGGAAYLELVQAAFARYTEGWRAGALRVAALGKEAGWIGAALAAELSG